The following DNA comes from Thermoanaerobaculia bacterium.
GTGACGCGCCGGAGCGCCGGGCAGGTCCCCTGGCTCCTCGAGACCGCGTCCCGGCTCGGCGTGATGGTCAACTTCCAGATCCCGCAGTTCAACCCCGAGATGTACGGAGCCGCCGCGCGCTCCTGGATGCCGGATCCCGAAGAGATCCGCCGGATCGTCGCGGAGATCGTCGCGGCGAAGGAACGCGGCGCCCCCGTGCTCTTCTCGGCGCGATCGTATCGGACGACGCTCGCCTGGCCCGATTTTTCGCTCGAACGCGTCGAGCGCCCGGGAGAGCCCTCGCCGTGCAGCGCGGGCCGGTATTTCCTCCAGATGGAGCCCAACGGCGACGTCTATCCGTGCGTGCTGCACGTCGGGACGTTCGCGCCGAAGAACGCGGTCCGGGACGGCGTCGAGGCCGCCTGGCGCCACGCCGGTGAGCACTCGTGCTTCTCCTGCTACAACACGTGGTTGAACGAGAACCGGGCGATCTTCGACCTGCACCCGTCCGTCCTCGGCAACTTCTGGAAGAACTATCTGACGGGCCGCCCGCGCATATGATCGGCGGCGGCCGATGCGCGAGAAGATCCGCTTTTTCCTCGGGTTCGCGGCGGGGGTGGCGTGGCTGCTCCTGTGCTCGGTCATCGGCTTCCTCCGGCTCGCCGTCGGCCCCCGCGACCGGTCGGCGACGACGTTCTACGCCCGGCTCTTCTGCGGCGGTCTCGCGCGCGCGCTCGGCTGGAAGATCGAGGTCGACCGTCCGGAGATCCTGCGCGACTCCCGCCCCTGCGTCTTCGTCGCGAACCATCAGTCGATCCTCGACGTGATCGTCTTCGGCGCGATCGTCCCCTCCCGCACGGTGGCGATCGGCAAGAAGGAGCTCGGCCGCATCCCGCTGTTCGGCTGGTATTTTCGCGCCGCGGGGAACCTCACGGTCGACCGCGGGCGCCCCGAGCAGACGACGATCGCGCTCGCCGAGGCCGCGACGATCATCCAGCGAGAGCGCATTTCCGTGTGGATGATGCCCGAAGGGCACCGAAACGCGGCACGCGAGCTCCTGCCGTTCAAGACCGGCGCGTTCCGCCTCGCGGCGGCGGCGGAGGTTCCCGTCGTGCCCCTCGTGGCCGAGCCGCTCACCGCCGTCGCCGACACGCGGCGACACCGGACGCGGCCCGGCACGCTCCGGATCCGGGTGCTCGAACCTGCCCGCGTCGACGATACCTCCCCCGCCGGCGTCGCGGAGGCGGCCGCCGGGACACGGCGGCGCATGCAGGAAGCGCTCGACGGGTTGCGGAGCTCGGCGCCGCTCCCGGTCTGAGGCAGTTCCGCCAGTTCCGACCTAGTCGACCTCCCCGTGAATCCGCATTTCCACCAGCTCGTCCGGCGTCGGTTTGGTGGACCGGCGAGCCTCGACGCGCCGGATGAAATCCGCCGTGACGTGATGAATGCGCATCGCCACGAGATCGTCCACCGGGACGTGCGGATAGCCCAGCGACCGCAGCTCGCGAATGAAATCGGGAGAAACGCCGTGGATCCGCATTGCGACCAGATCGTCGGCGGGAATGCGTCCGTACCCGAGATCGGCGAGATGGCGGACGAAGTCCTCCGTCGCACCGTGGATCCGCAGCGCGACGAGGTCCGACGGCGCGAGCGCCGGGTAGCCGAGGTCGCGGAAGACCTTCACGAACTCCGGCCGTACGCCGTGGATGCGCATGGCGACGAGATCGTCCGGCGCGATCCCCGCCATCCCCATGTCCGACAGCGCTTTCACGTACTCGGGAGTCGCGCCGTGGATCCGGAACGCCACGATCTGGTTCGGCGTGGCGGAACGGTACCCGAGCCCCTGAAGGGCGCGGACGTATTCGACCGTGGCGCCGTGGATCCGGAACGCAATCGCGTCGTCGAGCGCGATGCGCGCGAAGCCGAGCGAGGAGAGATCCCGCAGGAACGTGCGGTTGACGTCGTGCACCGCCAGGGAGAAGAGGCGGTCGCCGTCGAGGGAGCCGTACCCCATTTTCTCCAATTCGGCGACGTAACCGGCGTCCGGCTCGAACGAAAAGTGGCCGGCGCCCTCGCCGTTCCGGACCGAGCCCTCGAATCGGAAAATTCCGGCGTCGCGGCGCACCTCGAAGTGGACCGGCGCGTTTCCCCCGCGCAGGACGCCCGGATCGAGGCCGACGAGCGCGGAAACGGGAACCGTCTCGCCCGAGCTCCAGCTCGAGTGACCGGAGCGCCGGCGCATCTCGAGATCGACCATACCGTCGTTCGCGCTCCGGCCCGGTTCGACCGACCAGGTGCCGGTGATCGCGGGTGCCGAAGACGCGCCGGCAACCGCGAAGATCAGTGATCCGAGCAGGATGGCGCCCATCCCGATCCGAAAAATCGAATTCATGCAGTCCTCCCCATGCTGCTTAGACGCGTGCGCCCCGCCGGAGGTTCCGCCACCGAAACCGCAAGGAGGGCTGGGATGCCGATCTCCCGTTCTCGATTCCGATGAGAGCGCAGCTCCGAGGCGGCGGCGCCCGGATCCCGAGGCGGCTTGGGGGATGCATCCCGCAGGTTGAATGTCGAATCGACGGGTTCGAGGGCGAAAAACGCATGACCCGCGCCCGATCGACCGGCTTCGTCTCCTCACCGGAAAGGAAGGCTCTCGCCTCCGGACATGCGCACGGGAGACGCGGGCAGACGGTCGAGCACCGGAAGACCCCCCGGGCCGATCCGCCCGAACGAGAGGACGCCGGTCGGGCACATCTGCACGCACGCCGAGCAGCGGACGCACTGGGGGTCCTCCATCGGGACCCCCTTGTTGGCGAAGCTCATCACGTCGATCCCCTGATGGCACACCGCCGTGCACACGTTGCAGGAGATGCATTTCTCCTTCTCCGGGAAGATCCGGAAGCGGGAGAAGCGCGCGTAAATGTGCATGAGCGCCGCGAGCGGACACGCGAACCGGCACCAGATGCGCCCGGAGAACCAGAAATAAAAGCCGACGCCGACGATCCCGGCCAGGAAGAGATCGACGACGCGTGAATAGTTGAGCGGGATCCCGAACGGAGCCCATCCGGAGAGCAACCCGTCGTAGAAACGGGCGGCAGCCGCTCCGATCCGCGATCCCGGCGCCGACCACGAGATCGCGCGCCCCGCGAACAGCAGGAAGGCCGCCGCGAGGATCGCCTGCCCGGTCATGTTCAGCCGGTTCCAGAGCGGCCCGTGCGGCATCTTCTGCCGGTGCGCGTCCCCCATCGTCTCGGCGAGCGCGCCGCACGAGCAGATCCAGCCGCAGTACGCGCCTTTTCCCCAGCGGCGGACGATCAGCGGGATCGCGACGAACGTCTGCAGGAAGGCGATCGCGAGCCACCAGCTCATCGGACGCGGCGAGAAAACGTTCCAGATGAAGAGCGGCCAGGCGAGGATCAACCCGAACGCCCGCCAGTACTCGCGACCCTGACCGTACGAAACCGCGGGGAAGAGGTGATCGGCGACCGTCTTGCCGAGGCCCGCATCGAACGCGCCCCCGTGCCCCGCCCAGGGGAGCAGCACGTACGGGAGCAGGAAGAGCGGTACGAGCTGGATCGCGGCGAGCGCGACGGTCTGGCGCGTGACGTAGGGAGTCCGGCGACGGCGGACCCGTGCGATCCCGAAGAGCACCACGGCGAGGCAGTAGGCCGTCGAGTAGTAGAAGCCGGGCTCGCGGAGCGAGATCGCGAGCGTGCCGAGAAGCGTGGCCGGGTCCGCGGCGGCGGTTGCCACCGCGCCGCCGAGGCGCGCGATCCCGGAGGAGACGTCGAAGGGAAAGAGCTTTCGCGACTCGAACCAGCGGGTGAGCGCTCCCCCCGCTTTCCAGTTGTAGAGAAACGCGCAGAATGCGAGAAACGCGGCGAACGCGGCGGCGCGGCGGACCGTCCACTCGCCCAGGATCGGGATTCCCGACGCTCGGAAAAAGTCGAGCGGCGCTTCCCTTCCGATCATCGTGAACACGACGTCGTTGTCGATCGTCGTCTCCCGGCCCGATGGGTCGCGCAGGGCGACGCGTTCGGGCTCGATCCGGACGACCTCCGTCCCGAGCGCGACATCCAGCCGGCCGGCGTGATGCGGGAAATCCAGGAACGGCCCCGTCGCCGACGTCACCCGCTCCGAGCTCGGGTGCTCGATTCCGACCGGTGCGGCGGGGTCGCGCGCCAGGCCCTCGACCTTCGCCACGTTCTCCGCCTTCGGCCGGGAGAATTCCATCCGTCGATACGACAGGGTCACGCGCGCGCCGCAGGAGGCCAGCGCGATCGCCGTTTCGAGTGCCGAATCTCCCCCGCCGACGACGAGCGCGCGCGCTCCCGCGAACTCCTTCGGGTCGTACAGCCGGTTGAAGACCTTTCCCGAGTCCTCGCCGGAGACGCCGAGCCGCCGGTGGCTGCCGCTGCGTCCGATCGCGACGATCACGCGGCGCGCGGCGGTCGGCGCCCTTCCGTCCGCGTGACGCAGCCGGAGGAGCCCGCCCGCGCGCTCGATCCGCTCGATCCGCGAGATCACCGGTTCGATTCCCGCGCCGCGGCGCTGATGCTCGAGGCTCTCGAGCAGCGCCTCCTTCGGAT
Coding sequences within:
- a CDS encoding radical SAM protein — its product is LVKAREKVAIGARILASRLSGRPRPFFVQYSLLNGCNARCAYCNSPNREDRPLALDDHLSILGEFARLGAARIKFLGGEPLLVPDLDRLADEVLRLGMRAAIVTNGFLVRARLDLVRRLSEVVISIDGDEDAHDRQRGAGSWKKVMDAVELCARERLDFFLSAVVTRRSAGQVPWLLETASRLGVMVNFQIPQFNPEMYGAAARSWMPDPEEIRRIVAEIVAAKERGAPVLFSARSYRTTLAWPDFSLERVERPGEPSPCSAGRYFLQMEPNGDVYPCVLHVGTFAPKNAVRDGVEAAWRHAGEHSCFSCYNTWLNENRAIFDLHPSVLGNFWKNYLTGRPRI
- a CDS encoding lysophospholipid acyltransferase family protein, whose protein sequence is MREKIRFFLGFAAGVAWLLLCSVIGFLRLAVGPRDRSATTFYARLFCGGLARALGWKIEVDRPEILRDSRPCVFVANHQSILDVIVFGAIVPSRTVAIGKKELGRIPLFGWYFRAAGNLTVDRGRPEQTTIALAEAATIIQRERISVWMMPEGHRNAARELLPFKTGAFRLAAAAEVPVVPLVAEPLTAVADTRRHRTRPGTLRIRVLEPARVDDTSPAGVAEAAAGTRRRMQEALDGLRSSAPLPV
- a CDS encoding NAD(P)-binding domain-containing protein, with the protein product IGTDGATAIPGVRIAGDLTGVPLLKLSADGGAKAARAIATELAGMPPAGPDVLDLAIVGGGVAGIAAALEAKTLGLRFAVFEASEPFSTVANFPKAKPIYTYPVGMTPAGRLRFRNEVHPKEALLESLEHQRRGAGIEPVISRIERIERAGGLLRLRHADGRAPTAARRVIVAIGRSGSHRRLGVSGEDSGKVFNRLYDPKEFAGARALVVGGGDSALETAIALASCGARVTLSYRRMEFSRPKAENVAKVEGLARDPAAPVGIEHPSSERVTSATGPFLDFPHHAGRLDVALGTEVVRIEPERVALRDPSGRETTIDNDVVFTMIGREAPLDFFRASGIPILGEWTVRRAAAFAAFLAFCAFLYNWKAGGALTRWFESRKLFPFDVSSGIARLGGAVATAAADPATLLGTLAISLREPGFYYSTAYCLAVVLFGIARVRRRRTPYVTRQTVALAAIQLVPLFLLPYVLLPWAGHGGAFDAGLGKTVADHLFPAVSYGQGREYWRAFGLILAWPLFIWNVFSPRPMSWWLAIAFLQTFVAIPLIVRRWGKGAYCGWICSCGALAETMGDAHRQKMPHGPLWNRLNMTGQAILAAAFLLFAGRAISWSAPGSRIGAAAARFYDGLLSGWAPFGIPLNYSRVVDLFLAGIVGVGFYFWFSGRIWCRFACPLAALMHIYARFSRFRIFPEKEKCISCNVCTAVCHQGIDVMSFANKGVPMEDPQCVRCSACVQMCPTGVLSFGRIGPGGLPVLDRLPASPVRMSGGESLPFR